One stretch of Eggerthella lenta DSM 2243 DNA includes these proteins:
- a CDS encoding helix-turn-helix domain-containing protein: protein MAHTKKTQLFLVATGFACFLAMNSFSLWGFSFLPQFAFGASAQDSWSTPVSLSNIVAFFVYFLGSTRFPRLFDRAPFFEAVLLIAAGMIFLLGFFVTSSAVMLTVSAVLVGVGTTCCFICWETVLSLSEPRETKKQIILGSVLSLLPFGLFFAFGQAGLLFTESLLAFCNLVLLFFTLRFEGGAPATAPVATPPAGAAPRVPLLIRSRFWKPLLCIVMIGVISPVIGSVAFSDDLAFFESCAIVFAANLVSAAILAVVWLALDKETTISKAYVVLFPVLITAFLAFPFVAEQYRTLVLFVGSFGFTLFSIVMMVSCISIASERGLGLVFVYALFAGVTYASRLIGQGLAAVIGRSSLSQETQIVTSVFVLLYGCSLVMFILVRKSAARPKEAAPSGVDVLQQACAQLAAERGLSARQTEVLDLLAHGYDVPSIAKKLFISENTVRTHTKKIYALLDVHAKQEIVDLVNARCGKDAQDE from the coding sequence ATGGCGCATACGAAGAAAACTCAGCTGTTCTTGGTGGCCACGGGGTTCGCCTGCTTTTTGGCGATGAACTCGTTCTCGCTGTGGGGCTTCTCGTTCCTGCCGCAGTTCGCGTTCGGCGCGAGCGCGCAGGACAGCTGGAGCACGCCGGTGTCGCTCAGCAACATCGTCGCGTTCTTCGTCTACTTCCTGGGATCGACGCGCTTTCCGCGGCTGTTCGACCGCGCGCCGTTCTTCGAGGCCGTGCTGCTCATCGCGGCGGGCATGATCTTCCTGCTGGGGTTCTTCGTCACGTCGTCGGCCGTCATGCTCACCGTGTCGGCCGTGCTCGTGGGCGTGGGAACCACGTGCTGCTTCATCTGCTGGGAGACGGTGCTGTCGCTCAGCGAGCCGCGCGAGACGAAGAAGCAGATCATCCTGGGATCGGTGCTGTCGCTGCTCCCCTTCGGGCTGTTCTTCGCGTTCGGCCAGGCCGGGCTGCTGTTCACCGAGTCGCTGCTGGCGTTCTGCAACCTCGTGCTGCTGTTCTTCACCCTGCGGTTCGAGGGCGGCGCGCCCGCTACGGCGCCCGTCGCCACGCCCCCTGCAGGCGCAGCGCCGCGCGTGCCGCTGCTCATCCGCAGCCGCTTCTGGAAGCCCCTGCTGTGCATCGTCATGATCGGCGTGATCTCGCCCGTCATCGGATCGGTGGCGTTCTCCGACGACCTCGCGTTCTTCGAGAGCTGCGCCATCGTGTTCGCGGCGAACCTCGTATCGGCGGCGATCCTGGCCGTCGTCTGGCTGGCGCTCGACAAGGAAACGACCATCTCGAAGGCGTACGTCGTGTTGTTCCCCGTGCTCATCACCGCGTTCCTGGCGTTCCCCTTCGTGGCCGAGCAGTACCGCACCCTCGTGCTGTTCGTGGGCAGCTTCGGATTCACGCTGTTCTCCATCGTCATGATGGTGTCGTGCATCTCCATCGCGAGCGAGCGCGGCCTCGGACTCGTGTTCGTGTACGCGCTGTTCGCGGGCGTCACATACGCGTCGCGCCTGATCGGGCAAGGTTTGGCGGCCGTGATCGGACGCAGTTCGCTGTCGCAGGAGACACAGATCGTCACCAGCGTGTTCGTGCTGCTGTACGGCTGCTCGCTGGTCATGTTCATCCTCGTGCGGAAGAGCGCCGCGCGCCCGAAGGAGGCCGCCCCCAGCGGCGTCGACGTGCTGCAGCAGGCGTGCGCGCAGCTGGCCGCCGAGCGCGGGCTGTCGGCGCGCCAGACCGAGGTGCTCGACCTGCTGGCGCACGGCTACGACGTGCCGTCCATCGCGAAAAAGCTGTTCATCTCGGAAAACACCGTGCGCACCCACACGAAGAAGATCTACGCCCTGCTCGACGTGCACGCGAAGCAGGAGATCGTCGACCTGGTGAACGCCCGCTGCGGAAAGGACGCGCAGGACGAGTAG